A stretch of Alkalicella caledoniensis DNA encodes these proteins:
- the dnaA gene encoding chromosomal replication initiator protein DnaA, translated as MSSFLNNLWAEVLKNMETKLSKPSFETWLQGTTPITMYESTIIVGVPNDFTKEWLENRYSGLIKDILKQITAEEYEVNFVVPQDKSISVKQPKKKFTATDRNMDDLVTAPLNPKYTFETFVIGNSNRFAHAASLAVAEAPAKAYNPLFIYGGVGLGKTHLMNAIGHYVLEQNSDGRVVYISTEKFTNEFINAIRDNKTVEFRNKYRTVDVLLIDDIQFLAGKEQTQEEFFHTFNTLHENNKQIIISSDRPPKEIPTLEDRLRSRFEWGLITDIQSPDLETREAILRKKADLENLDIPNSVFMFIANKVATNIRELEGALTRVMAYSSMTGQEISPEVAQQALKDILPDNKPDVITIEKVQEVVADHFGLKIEDFKAKKRTRAVAHPRQIAMYLCRELTDHSLPKIGESFGGRDHTTVLHAHDKVKNDLEANKNYALELQNIVKKINK; from the coding sequence ATGAGTTCGTTCTTGAATAATTTATGGGCAGAGGTTTTAAAAAATATGGAAACTAAGTTAAGTAAGCCTAGTTTTGAAACCTGGCTACAAGGTACTACGCCTATTACAATGTATGAGTCAACTATTATAGTTGGTGTTCCAAATGATTTTACTAAAGAATGGTTAGAAAATAGGTATTCTGGCCTTATTAAGGACATATTAAAACAAATTACTGCCGAAGAATATGAGGTTAATTTTGTTGTACCTCAAGATAAGTCCATAAGTGTTAAGCAACCTAAAAAGAAATTTACTGCCACTGATAGAAATATGGATGATTTAGTAACTGCACCACTAAACCCTAAGTATACATTTGAAACTTTTGTAATTGGTAATAGTAATAGGTTCGCCCATGCTGCATCTTTGGCTGTAGCTGAAGCACCTGCTAAAGCATATAATCCTTTATTTATCTATGGAGGGGTTGGTTTAGGCAAAACCCACTTAATGAACGCCATAGGCCACTATGTACTTGAACAAAATAGCGATGGTAGGGTTGTCTATATTTCAACGGAAAAGTTCACAAATGAGTTTATTAATGCAATCAGGGACAATAAAACAGTAGAATTTAGAAATAAGTATAGAACCGTTGATGTTTTACTTATAGATGATATTCAGTTTTTGGCAGGTAAAGAACAAACTCAAGAAGAATTTTTTCATACATTTAATACATTGCACGAGAATAATAAACAAATAATAATCTCAAGTGATAGACCACCAAAAGAGATACCAACCTTAGAAGATAGGTTAAGATCTAGGTTTGAGTGGGGTCTTATCACTGATATACAATCACCTGATTTAGAAACCAGGGAGGCAATCCTTCGAAAAAAAGCGGACTTGGAAAATTTAGATATTCCCAATTCAGTTTTTATGTTTATAGCTAATAAAGTGGCGACAAACATACGTGAGTTAGAAGGAGCATTAACAAGAGTTATGGCTTATAGCTCAATGACAGGACAAGAAATTTCTCCTGAGGTAGCACAACAAGCATTGAAGGATATTCTACCTGATAATAAACCAGACGTAATTACCATTGAAAAGGTTCAAGAAGTGGTTGCTGATCATTTCGGTCTGAAAATAGAAGATTTCAAGGCTAAAAAAAGGACTAGGGCTGTAGCACATCCTAGACAAATTGCCATGTATCTTTGTAGAGAACTTACGGACCATTCCTTACCTAAAATAGGTGAGAGTTTTGGTGGTAGAGATCATACTACTGTCCTTCATGCACACGATAAAGTAAAAAATGACTTGGAAGCTAATAAAAATTATGCACTAGAACTTCAAAATATTGTTAAGAAGATCAATAAATAA